A genome region from Arthrobacter sp. V1I9 includes the following:
- a CDS encoding P-loop NTPase: MSIPVVTVGQSREDLVGGLERLHGPVTVVRRCAELAELLAACQSGLARAAVVAEGSEGLTASLVDRLGAVGVAIIALTDSAGEAARLRGIGVASALTGVESAVLSERIAEAVAQLAGGGPRVAHRSRAADTGAALHPVPVEPPSSPEEPGPGRIIAVWGPAGAPGRTLVAANIAGELAAEGKSVVLVDADSYGASIAAVLGLMDESAGLAQACRLADQGLLDAEALKRVATPVATKLGSFRVLTGITRADRWTELRASALALVLERAKQIAEVVVVDTGFCLEADEELSFDTMAPRRNAATLRSLELADTVYAVGAADPVGVPRLVRGLAELETAVPQAAPIVVMNKVRASSVGRVPERQLQDAWERFGPASELKAFLPADSAAADAALLGGSLLLEAAPDSPLRRAIAQLVCAPAQQKSKTSVFSSTAARRLKD; this comes from the coding sequence ATGAGTATTCCCGTCGTCACCGTCGGGCAGAGCCGCGAGGATCTGGTCGGTGGGCTGGAACGCCTGCACGGTCCGGTCACTGTAGTCCGGAGATGCGCGGAACTGGCCGAGTTGCTGGCAGCCTGCCAAAGCGGACTGGCGAGGGCCGCCGTTGTCGCCGAAGGCTCCGAGGGCCTGACCGCTTCGCTCGTGGACCGGCTCGGAGCGGTTGGTGTCGCCATTATTGCCCTGACCGACTCGGCCGGGGAAGCCGCGAGGCTCCGGGGCATAGGAGTCGCTTCCGCCCTCACCGGAGTGGAATCCGCCGTGCTGTCAGAGAGGATTGCCGAGGCAGTCGCCCAACTGGCAGGCGGCGGACCCCGGGTCGCGCACCGGAGCCGTGCCGCCGACACCGGCGCTGCCCTCCATCCGGTTCCGGTGGAACCACCAAGCAGCCCGGAGGAGCCGGGGCCAGGGCGGATCATCGCAGTTTGGGGCCCCGCAGGCGCCCCTGGACGGACCCTGGTTGCGGCCAACATCGCGGGCGAGCTCGCTGCCGAGGGGAAGTCTGTCGTCCTCGTCGACGCCGACAGCTACGGTGCGAGCATAGCGGCTGTGCTGGGCCTGATGGATGAGTCCGCCGGTTTGGCACAGGCATGCAGGCTGGCTGACCAGGGGCTCCTGGACGCGGAGGCGCTGAAAAGGGTGGCCACGCCGGTGGCCACCAAACTTGGTTCTTTCCGTGTTCTTACTGGAATCACCCGCGCGGACCGGTGGACGGAGCTCCGCGCATCTGCACTGGCTCTTGTCCTCGAACGGGCGAAGCAAATTGCAGAGGTAGTTGTGGTGGATACCGGATTCTGCCTCGAGGCTGATGAGGAGCTGAGTTTTGACACCATGGCTCCCCGGCGGAACGCGGCTACTTTGCGGTCCCTTGAACTGGCCGACACTGTCTACGCTGTCGGGGCCGCCGATCCTGTCGGTGTGCCAAGGCTCGTGCGGGGTTTGGCCGAGCTTGAAACCGCTGTTCCACAAGCCGCGCCCATTGTGGTCATGAACAAGGTCAGGGCCTCCTCGGTGGGCCGGGTACCCGAGCGGCAGCTGCAGGACGCGTGGGAAAGGTTCGGGCCGGCGTCGGAGTTGAAAGCCTTCCTGCCTGCAGACAGTGCCGCGGCGGACGCTGCCCTGCTGGGTGGTTCGCTGCTGCTGGAGGCGGCACCTGACTCGCCCCTTCGCCGGGCCATCGCACAACTCGTTTGTGCACCCGCCCAGCAAAAATCCAAAACCTCTGTCTTTTCTTCCACAGCAGCCCGCAGGCTAAAAGACTAG
- a CDS encoding NAD-glutamate dehydrogenase, with translation MSSGSSVEDQPLSIEAHEGFIGDYYQHLAEEDARSYPSDMLTARAEAHRNVASVRKPGQANVSIVDEEDSSVVFVVTDDMPFLVDSVNAELVRQHAAIRLVVHPLFVATRNRESAALMKVNKVPSHLGISSGDTAAMPNLSHLIAQGENASHMESWIAVEINRVSDEAKAALLEGLQRVLSDVRAAVEDWPHMRQKALQIAESLNKVANPAQIAELRQAQDLLHWLDDGNFTFLGYREYDLVNVDGEDVLELREDSGLGLLRAAADSPHIQHLTDTGRKKAREKRALVITKANSRSTVHRSAYLDYIGVKSFDAAGNVNGERRFIGLFATSAYTGSVRNIPIVREKVDAVLASAGFPPDSHSGKDLLGILETYPRDELFQIEVPDLAATALGIQKLQERRRTRLFLRPDIYGRFMSAVVYLPRDRYTTNVRLRIEQELRETFQAVSIDYEARMTESALARLFFRIRLPKGADVSNVNTEELEKRLVRAARSWSEGIAEVLREGRDVAEAKELAAIWSEAFPATYRVDYEVEDALEDIARFEKYGATAERTVGAKQERPGVHVYLPEGAGATLEEDARVKLYMLEPKSLSQILPFFHNLGLEVLDERPFEIETADRRDFFLYDLGLKYPAGVDPVSTGHLLADSFSAAVTGAAESDAFDRLVLREGLQWRQITVLRAYARYMRQMGNANSFGFMADTLLANPEVTKGLSALFAARFDPSLNEEERLKAQASVREELAAAIEKVATLDADRVLRTFVNLIESTLRTNFYQYKSHLSFKLDPAQIEGLPFPRPMFEIWVYAPRVEGVHLRFGKVARGGLRWSDRREDFRTEVLGLVKAQTVKNAVIVPTGAKGGFFAKQLPDPAVDRSAWMAEGIESYKTFIRGLLDLTDNLVTESHGERLVPPSDVVRHDDDDSYLVVAADKGTATFSDIANGLAKEYGFWLGDAFASGGSVGYDHKAMGITARGAWESVKRHFSELDLDTQTQPFTVVGVGDMSGDVFGNGMLLSRHIRLLAAFDHRHIFLDPNPDEEASFVERQRLFELPRSSWEDYNKSLISEGGGVFPRQAKSIPVSAQVRVALGLAAETTELSPPELLRAILLAPADLLYNGGIGTYVKASTESNASVGDKANDAIRVDGKDLRVKVVGEGGNLGMTQRGRIEAALQGVILNTDAIDNSAGVDCSDHEVNIKIFVDRMVAAGKLSAEERPGFLASMTDEVGRLVLEDNIDQNILLLNDRTRVGEWSPSYERLMDWLEKKADLNRELEALPTTEVLRERLQQGQGLTSPELSVLAAYAKIELTSALRDSDLADDPWFRKTLRAYFPEQLRERFDAELDTHPLRREIIATIVANDMINMGGITFAFRTMEETSASEVAVAKAFVALREVYELDVMVEELNNLPASFPTEHWSTVHLDIRRLLDRAVRWLLGQGSVSQPIAEVVDEFKPLLDPMRARLLEYLRGNDRDRVAGWLEKARDWELPEGLALRWAELFESFVLLDIAKIARVRKDPVEEIAAVYYTVFNRFHADSLLERISSLPRQDRWQALARAALRDDLYSTISDMTTAVLDATRSADSPEARLKEWEARNAEQLGRAKSMFDEVNALEADDMASLSVALRLLRSIVRR, from the coding sequence ATGTCGTCTGGATCCAGCGTGGAGGATCAGCCCCTTTCCATTGAAGCCCATGAAGGCTTCATCGGGGACTACTATCAGCACCTAGCCGAAGAGGATGCGCGGAGCTATCCCTCAGACATGCTGACCGCGCGCGCGGAAGCGCACCGCAACGTCGCGTCGGTCCGGAAGCCAGGCCAGGCGAACGTCTCCATCGTTGACGAGGAGGACAGCAGCGTCGTCTTCGTCGTCACCGACGACATGCCGTTCCTTGTCGATTCCGTCAACGCTGAACTCGTCCGCCAGCACGCGGCCATCAGACTGGTGGTCCACCCTCTCTTCGTGGCTACCCGCAACAGGGAATCCGCGGCGCTGATGAAGGTCAACAAGGTTCCTTCCCATTTGGGCATCTCCAGCGGCGATACCGCTGCCATGCCGAATCTGTCCCACCTCATAGCGCAGGGTGAAAACGCCTCGCACATGGAGTCATGGATTGCAGTCGAAATCAACCGCGTATCCGATGAAGCGAAAGCAGCGCTGCTCGAAGGCCTGCAGCGGGTCCTGAGCGATGTGCGGGCGGCGGTTGAAGACTGGCCGCACATGCGCCAAAAGGCGCTGCAGATCGCGGAAAGCCTAAACAAGGTGGCGAACCCGGCGCAGATCGCCGAGCTGCGCCAGGCGCAGGACCTCCTGCACTGGCTGGACGACGGGAACTTCACATTCCTTGGCTACCGTGAGTACGACCTGGTCAACGTGGACGGCGAAGATGTCCTGGAGCTGCGTGAAGACAGCGGCCTGGGACTGCTGCGCGCAGCCGCGGATTCACCGCACATCCAGCACCTCACGGACACGGGCCGGAAAAAGGCACGCGAAAAGCGCGCGCTCGTTATCACCAAGGCCAATTCCCGCTCCACCGTCCACCGTTCGGCATACCTCGATTACATCGGGGTCAAGAGTTTTGACGCCGCAGGGAACGTCAACGGCGAGCGCCGCTTCATTGGCCTCTTTGCCACCAGTGCCTACACCGGCTCCGTCCGCAACATACCCATTGTCAGGGAAAAGGTTGATGCCGTTCTGGCCAGCGCGGGCTTCCCGCCGGACTCGCACTCCGGGAAGGACCTGCTGGGAATCCTCGAGACCTACCCCAGGGATGAGCTCTTCCAGATCGAGGTTCCGGACCTTGCCGCCACAGCCCTTGGCATCCAGAAACTGCAGGAGCGCAGGCGCACCCGGCTCTTCCTGCGGCCGGACATCTACGGCAGGTTTATGTCCGCCGTCGTCTACCTTCCCCGGGACAGGTACACCACCAATGTCCGGCTCCGCATTGAGCAGGAACTCCGCGAGACCTTTCAGGCCGTGTCCATCGACTACGAGGCACGAATGACCGAGTCCGCGCTCGCCCGGCTGTTCTTCCGCATCCGCCTGCCCAAGGGTGCGGACGTCAGCAACGTCAACACCGAGGAACTGGAAAAGCGGCTGGTTCGCGCCGCCCGCTCGTGGAGCGAGGGCATCGCCGAGGTGCTGCGTGAAGGACGGGACGTCGCCGAGGCCAAGGAGCTGGCCGCCATCTGGTCCGAGGCCTTCCCCGCCACCTACCGCGTGGATTATGAGGTTGAGGATGCCCTTGAAGACATTGCCCGCTTCGAGAAATACGGCGCGACGGCGGAGCGCACTGTGGGTGCCAAACAGGAGCGGCCAGGCGTGCACGTCTACCTCCCCGAAGGAGCGGGCGCGACGCTGGAGGAGGACGCACGCGTCAAGCTCTACATGCTGGAACCGAAAAGCCTGAGCCAGATCCTGCCCTTCTTCCATAACCTTGGCCTGGAAGTGCTTGACGAGCGGCCGTTCGAAATTGAGACGGCGGACCGGAGGGATTTCTTCCTCTACGACCTGGGGCTGAAGTACCCGGCGGGAGTTGATCCTGTGTCCACGGGTCATTTGCTGGCTGACTCCTTTTCCGCTGCAGTCACCGGCGCCGCTGAATCGGACGCCTTTGACCGGCTGGTCCTGCGCGAGGGACTGCAGTGGCGCCAGATAACCGTGCTGCGCGCCTATGCCCGTTACATGCGCCAGATGGGCAATGCCAACTCCTTCGGTTTTATGGCCGACACCCTGCTGGCGAATCCGGAAGTGACCAAGGGGCTGAGTGCGCTTTTCGCCGCCCGCTTTGATCCTTCCCTGAATGAAGAAGAACGGCTCAAGGCGCAGGCTTCCGTCCGTGAAGAACTGGCCGCAGCCATCGAAAAAGTGGCCACGCTTGACGCCGACAGGGTCCTGCGGACTTTTGTGAACTTGATCGAATCCACGCTCAGGACCAACTTCTACCAGTACAAGTCCCACCTGAGCTTCAAGCTCGACCCGGCGCAAATTGAGGGGCTGCCCTTCCCCCGCCCCATGTTCGAAATCTGGGTCTACGCGCCCCGCGTCGAGGGCGTCCACCTCCGCTTCGGCAAGGTTGCCCGCGGCGGGCTGCGTTGGTCCGACCGCCGCGAGGATTTCCGCACCGAGGTCCTGGGCCTGGTCAAGGCACAGACTGTAAAGAACGCCGTCATCGTGCCTACAGGCGCCAAGGGCGGCTTCTTTGCGAAGCAGCTTCCGGATCCCGCTGTCGACCGGTCCGCCTGGATGGCCGAAGGCATCGAAAGCTACAAAACTTTCATCCGCGGACTCCTCGACCTCACTGACAATCTCGTCACCGAGAGCCACGGCGAAAGGCTGGTGCCGCCGTCGGACGTTGTAAGGCACGACGACGACGATTCCTACCTCGTGGTGGCGGCCGACAAGGGAACTGCGACTTTCTCCGATATCGCCAACGGGCTGGCCAAGGAATACGGATTCTGGCTGGGCGATGCGTTCGCGTCCGGGGGATCGGTGGGCTATGACCACAAGGCCATGGGCATTACCGCCCGGGGCGCGTGGGAATCCGTCAAGCGCCACTTCAGCGAGCTTGACCTGGACACGCAGACCCAGCCGTTCACCGTGGTGGGTGTGGGGGACATGTCCGGCGACGTGTTCGGCAACGGTATGCTCCTCTCGCGCCACATCCGGCTCCTGGCAGCCTTTGACCACCGACACATCTTCCTGGACCCCAACCCGGACGAAGAAGCCTCCTTTGTGGAGCGGCAGCGGTTGTTTGAACTGCCGAGGTCATCGTGGGAGGACTACAACAAGTCCCTCATCAGCGAAGGTGGCGGAGTGTTCCCCCGCCAGGCAAAGTCGATACCTGTTTCAGCCCAGGTACGGGTGGCACTGGGGCTTGCCGCCGAAACGACCGAGCTCAGCCCGCCGGAGCTCCTGCGTGCAATCCTGCTGGCTCCCGCCGACCTGCTCTATAACGGCGGCATCGGCACCTACGTCAAGGCGAGCACCGAATCCAACGCCTCCGTGGGGGACAAGGCCAACGACGCCATCCGTGTAGACGGCAAGGACCTGCGCGTCAAGGTGGTGGGTGAAGGGGGAAACCTGGGCATGACCCAGCGTGGCCGCATCGAGGCCGCACTGCAGGGGGTCATCCTCAACACCGACGCGATCGACAACTCTGCCGGCGTTGACTGCTCCGACCATGAGGTCAACATCAAGATTTTTGTGGACCGGATGGTTGCTGCCGGAAAGCTGTCGGCCGAAGAGCGCCCGGGCTTCCTGGCCTCGATGACCGATGAGGTGGGCCGGCTGGTGCTGGAAGACAACATTGACCAGAACATTCTGCTGCTGAATGACCGGACCCGGGTGGGAGAGTGGAGCCCGAGCTACGAACGGCTGATGGACTGGCTGGAGAAGAAAGCTGACCTGAACCGTGAGCTGGAGGCGCTTCCCACCACGGAAGTGTTAAGGGAGCGGCTGCAGCAGGGACAGGGCCTGACTTCGCCTGAGCTGTCCGTGCTGGCCGCCTACGCCAAGATCGAGCTGACCTCCGCCCTGCGGGACAGCGACCTGGCCGACGATCCCTGGTTCAGGAAGACGTTGCGTGCCTACTTCCCGGAGCAGCTGCGCGAACGGTTTGACGCGGAGCTGGACACCCACCCGCTGCGGCGCGAAATCATCGCCACCATCGTGGCCAACGACATGATCAACATGGGCGGTATTACGTTCGCCTTCCGGACCATGGAAGAAACGTCGGCCTCGGAAGTGGCTGTAGCCAAGGCATTCGTTGCGCTGAGGGAGGTGTACGAGCTCGACGTGATGGTGGAGGAGTTGAACAACCTGCCGGCCTCGTTCCCCACCGAGCACTGGAGCACCGTCCACCTGGACATCCGGCGGCTGCTGGACCGGGCCGTCCGCTGGCTTCTGGGGCAGGGCAGTGTTTCCCAGCCGATTGCCGAGGTCGTGGACGAATTCAAACCCCTCCTGGATCCCATGCGGGCCCGCCTGCTGGAGTACCTGCGCGGCAATGACCGGGACAGGGTTGCCGGCTGGCTGGAAAAGGCGCGGGATTGGGAGCTGCCGGAAGGGCTAGCCCTGCGTTGGGCCGAGCTCTTCGAAAGCTTTGTCCTGCTCGACATCGCCAAGATTGCCCGCGTCCGGAAGGACCCCGTGGAGGAAATCGCAGCCGTCTACTACACGGTCTTCAACCGCTTCCACGCAGATTCCCTGCTGGAGCGCATCAGCAGCCTGCCGCGGCAGGACCGGTGGCAGGCGCTGGCCAGGGCGGCGTTGCGTGATGACCTGTACTCCACCATCTCGGACATGACGACGGCGGTGCTGGACGCCACCAGGTCTGCGGACTCGCCGGAGGCCCGGCTGAAGGAATGGGAAGCCCGGAATGCGGAGCAGTTGGGCAGGGCAAAGAGCATGTTCGATGAGGTCAATGCGCTCGAGGCGGACGACATGGCCTCACTGTCGGTAGCATTGAGGCTCTTGAGGTCAATCGTTCGACGCTAG
- a CDS encoding sensor histidine kinase — translation MAIFTDPIREHADFGPGDAEWLHLLVGDWQMVADLAFADLALWFPHPDHGYVALAHVRPSTTHTVFHGDFVGDPIRSDLQPLVDKAWNSRSIERSSETNWSSDMALRVEAVPMVRNGRTLAVVTTHMDLSSSRMPSRLELTYRQCAYDLLRMGTLGLWPDFASPTGSRRGAPRVGDGLIRLDAEGIVQYASPNGVSAFRRLGDGESLEGRSLAEVTASLLKDRRMVDETLPLVVTGRMPWRSEIESRGVSLSLRAIPLRDEQQRFGALVLCRDVSELRRREMELVTKDATIREIHHRVKNNLQTVAALLRMQSRRMVSDEAKQGLEQAMRRVATIALVHETLSQGLTQSVDFDELIGRQFRLSAEVASPSQQVRTERSGMFGELPSDFATPLALVINELVTNAVEHGLEGRTGTVWLLADRSEGDEGEEELTVTIADDGVGLPETPHVEGLGLQIVRTLVTSELGGTIQWQPREGGGTAVQIRLSLEAK, via the coding sequence GTGGCAATCTTTACGGACCCCATCAGGGAACATGCTGATTTCGGGCCGGGGGATGCCGAATGGCTGCACCTCCTGGTGGGGGACTGGCAGATGGTCGCGGACCTGGCGTTCGCGGACCTGGCGCTCTGGTTCCCCCATCCCGACCACGGGTATGTGGCGCTGGCGCACGTCCGGCCCTCCACCACGCACACTGTGTTCCACGGCGACTTCGTGGGGGATCCCATCCGATCGGATCTCCAGCCCCTGGTGGACAAGGCCTGGAACAGCCGCTCCATCGAGCGTTCCAGTGAAACCAACTGGAGCAGTGACATGGCGCTGCGGGTGGAGGCCGTTCCCATGGTCCGGAACGGCCGCACCCTGGCCGTAGTCACCACGCACATGGACCTGTCGAGTTCGCGCATGCCGTCCCGCCTGGAACTCACGTACCGGCAGTGCGCGTACGACCTTCTGCGGATGGGAACCCTGGGGTTGTGGCCGGACTTTGCGTCCCCCACGGGTTCCCGCCGAGGCGCCCCGCGTGTGGGTGACGGACTGATCAGGCTCGACGCCGAGGGCATCGTTCAGTACGCCAGCCCCAACGGTGTCTCGGCTTTCCGGCGCCTCGGTGACGGGGAATCGCTGGAGGGGCGCTCGCTGGCCGAGGTCACCGCGAGCCTGCTCAAGGACCGCCGTATGGTGGACGAAACGCTGCCCCTGGTGGTGACCGGCCGGATGCCGTGGCGCAGCGAAATCGAATCCCGGGGGGTGAGCCTGTCCCTGCGCGCGATTCCCCTGCGTGATGAGCAGCAGCGCTTCGGCGCACTGGTACTTTGCCGCGACGTGTCCGAACTGCGGCGGCGCGAGATGGAGCTGGTGACCAAGGACGCGACCATCCGCGAGATCCACCACCGGGTCAAAAACAATCTGCAGACCGTAGCCGCGCTGTTGCGGATGCAGTCCCGCCGTATGGTCAGTGACGAGGCGAAGCAGGGCCTGGAGCAGGCGATGCGCCGGGTGGCCACCATCGCGCTGGTTCATGAAACCCTGTCCCAGGGCCTGACGCAGAGCGTCGACTTCGATGAGCTGATCGGGCGGCAGTTCCGCCTCTCAGCAGAAGTTGCCTCGCCGTCGCAGCAGGTCAGGACCGAGCGTTCAGGGATGTTCGGTGAACTGCCCAGCGACTTCGCCACTCCGTTGGCGCTGGTCATCAATGAGCTGGTGACCAATGCCGTGGAGCATGGCCTTGAGGGCCGTACCGGAACTGTATGGCTTCTGGCTGACCGTTCGGAGGGGGATGAGGGCGAGGAGGAGTTGACAGTCACTATCGCCGATGACGGTGTGGGTCTGCCCGAAACGCCCCATGTCGAGGGTCTCGGCTTGCAGATCGTCCGCACGCTGGTGACAAGTGAGCTCGGCGGCACCATCCAGTGGCAGCCACGTGAGGGCGGCGGTACTGCCGTTCAGATCCGTCTTAGCCTCGAAGCCAAGTAG
- a CDS encoding WhiB family transcriptional regulator, whose amino-acid sequence MDWRNRAACLEKDPELFFPVGNTGPALLQIEEAKSVCRRCPVVDTCLQWALESGQDAGVWGGMSEDERRALKRRAARARRAS is encoded by the coding sequence ATGGATTGGCGTAACCGCGCAGCGTGCCTCGAAAAGGACCCGGAACTGTTTTTCCCTGTAGGAAATACAGGTCCGGCCCTCCTGCAGATTGAGGAAGCGAAAAGCGTCTGCCGCCGGTGCCCGGTAGTGGACACATGCCTGCAGTGGGCCCTTGAGTCAGGTCAGGATGCCGGTGTTTGGGGCGGCATGAGCGAAGACGAGCGCCGCGCCCTGAAGCGCCGGGCAGCACGCGCCCGCCGGGCTTCCTGA